The Chloroflexota bacterium genome includes a window with the following:
- a CDS encoding DUF4389 domain-containing protein, whose translation MAKASPAYPMSLTIDYPDKKLNRLTTFFRPFVAIPIAIILALMIGAVFGWEDGEWSYQYGTAGLVVLPIVLMLLFRQKYPKWWFDWNLALTRFSTRVSAYFALLRDEYPSTDEEQAVHLDIPYPNAKELNRWLPLVKWIMAIPHYIVLLFLYIAASVAVIIAWFAILFTGRYPKSLFDFVVGVYRWSLRVSVYAFLLTTDRYPPFSFSD comes from the coding sequence ATGGCGAAGGCTTCGCCTGCCTACCCGATGAGCCTTACTATAGATTACCCGGACAAGAAACTAAACAGGCTAACTACCTTCTTCAGGCCGTTCGTGGCAATTCCAATCGCCATCATCTTAGCCTTAATGATCGGCGCTGTTTTTGGCTGGGAAGATGGTGAATGGAGCTACCAATATGGCACGGCTGGACTCGTAGTCCTGCCAATCGTGCTAATGCTCCTTTTCCGGCAGAAATATCCTAAATGGTGGTTCGACTGGAATCTAGCCTTAACCCGGTTTAGTACTCGTGTTTCCGCCTACTTCGCTTTATTAAGAGATGAATACCCTTCAACCGACGAAGAGCAAGCAGTCCATCTTGATATCCCATACCCCAACGCCAAGGAGCTTAACCGCTGGCTGCCCCTGGTAAAATGGATTATGGCTATCCCACACTACATTGTTCTCCTTTTCCTCTACATCGCCGCCTCTGTGGCTGTAATAATTGCCTGGTTTGCTATCTTGTTTACCGGTCGTTATCCGAAGTCCCTGTTTGATTTCGTAGTGGGTGTATATCGGTGGTCATTGAGGGTATCTGTCTACGCTTTCCTGTTGACCACCGACCGCTACCCGCCTTTCAGCTTCAGTGACTGA